Proteins from a genomic interval of Choristoneura fumiferana chromosome 12, NRCan_CFum_1, whole genome shotgun sequence:
- the CaMKII gene encoding calcium/calmodulin-dependent protein kinase II has product MANPNRDGISTRFSDNYDLKEELGKGAFSIVRRAVQKSTGYEFAAKIINTKKLSARDFQKLEREARICRKLQHPNIVRLHDSIQEEHFHYLVFDLVTGGELFEDIVAREFYSEADASHCIQQILESVHHCHHNGVVHRDLKPENLLLASKAKGAAVKLADFGLAIEVQGEQQAWFGFAGTPGYLSPEVLKKEPYGKPVDIWACGVILYILLVGYPPFWDEDQHRLYGQIKAGAYDYPSPEWDTVTPEAKSLINQMLTVNPSKRITASEALKHPWICHRERVASVMHRQETVDCLKKFNARRKLKGAILTTMLATRNFSGKSMVNKKGDGSQVKESTDSSTTLEDDDLDKDKKGVDRACTVISKEHDDEGLTKADSFGKARGDSNASLRRAEVIKATEVLIDAINNGDYDTYSKLCDPNVTGFDPDVLGNMVEGVEFHKFFIDNTPQHVKANTTILNPRVHLIGDDGAVIAYVCVTQSVDAEGRRSTHQTKETRIWHKRHNKWTAIHFHRS; this is encoded by the coding sequence ATGGCCAATCCAAATCGTGACGGTATAAGCACAAGATTTTCTGATAACTACGACCTTAAAGAAGAATTGGGAAAAGGAGCTTTTTCGATTGTGAGACGAGCTGTTCAAAAGTCGACTGGATATGAATTTGCTGCTAAAATAATCAACACCAAGAAGCTATCTGCCAGGGATTTTCAAAAATTAGAAAGAGAAGCCCGAATTTGTCGTAAGCTACAACATCCTAACATAGTGAGACTACATGACTCTATTCAAGAAGAGCACTTTCACTATCTCGTGTTCGACCTCGTGACTGGCGGCGAATTGTTTGAAGACATCGTTGCACGTGAGTTTTATTCGGAAGCCGATGCATCCCACTGTATACAACAAATTTTGGAATCCGTTCATCACTGCCACCATAACGGGGTAGTGCACAGGGATTTAAAACCTGAAAATCTTTTACTGGCAAGCAAGGCTAAAGGTGCCGCAGTTAAGTTAGCCGATTTCGGTTTAGCCATTGAAGTTCAAGGTGAACAACAAGCATGGTTTGGGTTTGCCGGAACCCCTGGGTACTTATCACCTGAAGTTCTTAAGAAAGAACCATATGGTAAACCTGTGGATATTTGGGCTTGCGGCGTGATCTTGTACATTTTATTGGTTGGATATCCACCTTTCTGGGATGAGGACCAGCACCGGCTTTATGGACAAATTAAAGCAGGAGCCTACGATTATCCCTCTCCCGAGTGGGATACTGTGACACCCGAAGCAAAGAGTCTCATTAATCAAATGTTAACAGTTAATCCAAGCAAGAGGATTACTGCTTCAGAAGCATTGAAGCACCCATGGATTTGCCACCGTGAGCGTGTGGCATCTGTGATGCACAGGCAAGAGACTGTAGATTGCTTGAAGAAGTTCAATGCTCGTCGCAAATTAAAAGGCGCAATTCTAACTACTATGCTTGCAACCCGGAACTTCTCTGGGAAGTCAATGGTCAACAAAAAAGGAGACGGCTCTCAAGTCAAAGAGTCTACTGATAGCAGCACTACTTTGGAAGATGATGACTTGGATAAAGACAAGAAAGGTGTAGATCGCGCTTGTACTGTTATCTCTAAGGAGCATGATGACGAGGGACTTACTAAAGCTGATTCATTTGGCAAGGCTCGTGGTGACAGCAACGCGTCACTTCGTCGAGCAGAAGTAATCAAAGCCACTGAAGTACTTATAGACGCTATAAACAATGGCGACTATGACACATATTCTAAATTGTGTGATCCTAATGTGACTGGGTTTGATCCTGATGTACTAGGCAATATGGTAGAAGGCGTAGAATTTCATAAATTCTTTATTGATAACACTCCACAACACGTGAAGGCTAATACAACCATACTAAATCCACGCGTTCATCTTATTGGTGACGACGGAGCTGTAATAGCGTATGTGTGCGTTACTCAAAGCGTCGATGCCGAAGGCAGACGATCCACGCATCAGACAAAAGAAACTCGTATTTGGCACAAACGCCACAACAAGTGGACAGCGATACATTTCCATCGCTCCTAA
- the LOC141433406 gene encoding uncharacterized protein — MNISTEPMDIDLSSSSIKSMEVSYCESEEPEEPIILSSTPRESENILQSFIKQEPMTEDLNSGTETENQPAGFQNVKKYHIIMQDKKQSSDYLLKLSVLLILSVSLAIYHVNIFYCSEELDIKVVKDTLDRKLYGQQRAINLLIRSLDAKVSSKLLLLYGGTGVGKTYAASLIHGQASNVYHYTMPNFLESFPNDLLLGMYVCKSSILIVDDLTQYDTSIIKHIERVIEKSENLKKNITIILIYNSDVIEKGFTKSSDTAFFEFDLKDHFSHVRAYKEYIKFETLTNEHLRMCIETELNDSNVASINQIMKNFNVTLDGCKGVHSKIKFLNGV, encoded by the coding sequence ATGAATATCAGTACTGAACCGATGGATATAGATCTAAGTTCAAGTTCTATTAAGAGCATGGAAGTTTCATATTGCGAATCCGAAGAACCCGAAGAGCCTATAATATTGAGCTCTACTCCTCGTGAATCGGAAAATATTCTGCAATCGTTTATTAAACAAGAACCCATGACTGAAGACCTTAACTCAGGCACTGAAACTGAAAATCAACCAGCTGGATTTCAAAATGTTAAGAAATATCATATTATAATGCAGGACAAGAAGCAAAGTTCAGATTACTTATTAAAACTTTCTGTTCTACTGATCTTATCTGTATCTTTAGCTATTTATCATGTGAACATCTTTTACTGTAGTGAAGAACTGGACATAAAAGTTGTTAAAGATACTCTTGATAGAAAGTTGTATGGACAGCAAAGagctattaatttattaataagatCATTAGATGCCAAGGTTAGTAGCAAATTACTATTACTGTATGGAGGGACAGGTGTGGGGAAGACATATGCTGCATCACTGATCCACGGGCAAGCATCTAATGTGTACCATTACACTATGCCTAACTTTTTAGAGTCTTTTCCTAATGATCTCTTATTAGGCATGTATGTTTGCAAATCTTCTATACTAATAGTGGATGACTTGACTCAATATGATACAAGCATAATAAAACACATAGAGAGAGTTATTGAAAAAAGTGAAAACTTGAAGAAAaacattacaattattttaatttataattctgATGTCATTGAAAAAGGTTTCACAAAGAGTTCTGATACTGCATTCTTTGAGTTCGACTTAAAAGACCATTTTAGCCACGTAAGAGCTTATAAAGAGTATATTAAATTTGAAACACTGACCAATGAGCATTTAAGGATGTGTATAGAGACTGAATTGAACGACTCTAATGTTGCCAGTATAAACCAAATAATGAAAAACTTCAATGTAACCCTTGATGGCTGTAAAGGTGttcattcaaaaataaaattcttgaATGGTGTATGA
- the bora gene encoding aurora kinase A activator-like protein bora — translation MSDKNVSPQSDFTSTPPTYKKVRNPFDKVLIDKLHKPICSPSMCKIYKKESRGSFRWDIDQTCTLLPADIVACSSQFEPSPDPNLEKIAEEATDKFFSQEMVMPSPLESSKKVKPLLPASTEADVLIESFKEKSLIMKDVSAQTVLSLPPELPPELEKMLQPYFTYNQEHDMFGEYEITANGSLRRKLFFEDHSGMTHQSECESEQTDEENHQEVSPPSNCETHAPVVFSPDLYRDFVKKGMKRTFGTPLKKGPGHSKAYRNKILDVVDFGDNCLSPINFNTPPKRLDQQSGASSSITSSSISPVTKVTSSDDEKANFTSPESEAMATCLDCIVSDSDPESGKKGRCFCKSTSTNANLKRSASLKDSPPRSRKNSVSFLGKRSLSLSSLHRSRSVQKLDFSMNMSVDGSIHSQSQAASGSSPLPNTQETWSLVGDCSIQHLVNVESQKEQYINSHVSSRNHSIHSPVTTPIKGKTKSSVRHEISKIRDALVVSPMDMSLDNSLENSDNPLGLEDKKIDFNNIDLKFLTDNITKFDYTAADATKNGTTSFKKVDSGFNENTFYTNASSYYESAIKPSELTITNTNTTVLKEISNVHWARVDSGFRDETSSDNTHFYTNTEAKSTGFRFTEAKLENKENVMSEDFGRFLAQPSNRNDVMSMSDVFPEDITFTCNFSSTPSKSKPKNLNA, via the exons ATGAGTGATAAAAATGTTAGCCCACAAAGTGATTTTACATCGACGCCACCTACATATAAAAAAGTGCGAAATCCATTTGACAAAGTTTTGATAGATAAATTACACAAACCAATATGCAG TCCTTCGATGTGCAAAATTTACAAGAAGGAAAGCAGAGGCTCGTTTCGCTGGGATATAGATCAGACTTGTACGTTGCTACCAGCTGATATAGTTGCCTGCAGCAGCCAATTTGAGCCTTCCCCAGACCCTAATCTCGAAAAAATAGCCGAAGAGGCTACTGATAA GTTTTTTTCCCAAGAGATGGTGATGCCTAGTCCTCTGGAGTCTTCCAAGAAAGTGAAGCCTTTGCTGCCAGCTTCCACTGAAGCCGATGTTTTGATTGAAAGTTTTAAAGAGAAGTCTCTAATAATGAAAGATG TTTCAGCACAGACAGTTCTGAGCCTTCCACCCGAACTGCCTCCAGAGTTAGAGAAAATGTTACAGCCATACTTCACATATAATCAG GAGCACGATATGTTCGGTGAATACGAGATCACTGCGAACGGTTCGTTACGACGAAAGCTGTTCTTCGAAGATCACAGCGGAATGACGCATCAGAGCGAATGTGAGTCCGAACAGACAGACGAAGAAAACCACCAGGAAGTGAGTCCGCCTTCAAATTGTGAGACTCACGCGCCGGTCGTGTTTAGCCCTGATTTG taCCGTGACTTCGTTAAGAAAGGCATGAAGCGTACCTTCGGCACACCGCTAAAGAAGGGTCCGGGTCATAGCAAGGCTTACCGCAACAAGATACTGGATGTGGTCGACTTTGGCGACAATTGCCTCAGCCCGATAAACTTCAACACTCCTCCGAAACGTCTGGACCAGCAATCTGGCGCGTCATCGTCGATTACCTCTAGTTCTATATCGCCAGTTACCAAAGTTACTTCAAGTGATGATGAG AAAGCCAACTTCACTTCGCCAGAATCCGAAGCCATGGCAACATGTCTAGACTGCATAGTGTCAGACTCGGACCCTGAAAGTGGGAAAAAAGGCCGTTGTTTCTGCAAGTCCACGTCAACTAACGCTAATCTCAAAAGAAGCGCTTCACTCAAAGACTCGCCACCACGAAGCCGCAAGAATTCCGTCTCGTTTTTGGGCAAACGCAGTCTCAGCCTATCTAGTCTGCACAGGAGTCGGTCTGTGCAGAAACTTGATTTCAGCATGAACATGAGTGTCGACGGATCGATCCACAGCCAGTCACAAG CTGCTTCCGGGTCGTCGCCGTTACCAAATACTCAAGAAACTTGGTCCCTGGTAGGAGATTGCAGCATCCAACACTTAGTGAATGTGGAATCACAGAAGGAACAGTACATCAACAGTCATGTGTCATCGAGAAATCATAGTATTCACAGCCCCGTCACAACACCTATCAAGGGAAAAACAAAGAGCAGTGTACGGCATGAGATTAGTAAAATTCGTGATGCTTTGGTTGTGAGTCCTATGGACATGTCTCTAGATAATAGCTTAGAAAATTCCGATAATCCGCTCGGATTGGAGGACAAGAAAATAGACTTCAACAACATTGATCTCAAGTTTTTGACTGATAATATTACTAAGTTTGATTACACCGCCGCCGACGCCACTAAGAATGGAACAACTAGCTTTAAGAAGGTCGACAGTGGTTTCAATGAAAACACGTTTTACACTAACGCTTCTAGTTACTACGAGAGTGCCATAAAACCTTCAGAATTAACTATAACGAATACGAATACAACAGTTTTAAAAGAGATCTCAAATGTTCACTGGGCGAGAGTAGACAGTGGATTCAGGGATGAAACGTCCTCTGACAATACTCATTTTTATACGAATACTGAGGCTAAGTCTACTGGCTTTCGATTCACTGAGGCTAAGTTGGAAAATAAAGAGAATGTAATGTCGGAAGACTTTGGAAGGTTCTTAGCTCAGCCTTCCAACAGAAACGACGTTATGTCGATGTCGGACGTGTTTCCTGAAGACATCACTTTTACATGCAACTTCTCCTCAACACCGTCGAAAAGCAAACCTAAAAACCTAAACGCATAG